From Rutidosis leptorrhynchoides isolate AG116_Rl617_1_P2 chromosome 3, CSIRO_AGI_Rlap_v1, whole genome shotgun sequence, a single genomic window includes:
- the LOC139899663 gene encoding F-box protein CPR1-like: MFNKNNRNPDPTHLILLSYVIGDDSLYLLDIEQLNTQTTPSNLIARPLNLQKPCFDILGSCNGLVLANDRFRDLYVVNPTTEKTLKHLVGKHWDTTYGFGYDSSTDDYKIISVPINPVTKFVSMYSLRNNSWRNIPNPPNQLRDHCSPHPGVLLNNNLHFIVHSGLRISIVAFSLVDEKFRVTEFPDYVNRVGGMFALGEKIAVFIYAWRHRHKSIKEFWVMEEYGVTKSWTKLCIIENDNVPDYEFYAKVSSRDILLRSSNVGEISLYNMDERRITSVKVEGCPKDFLVYGTNVESLESLERFR, encoded by the coding sequence ATGTTCAACAAAAACAATCGCAATCCTGACCCCACCCACCTTATTTTACTTTCGTATGTTATTGGTGATGATTCTCTCTACTTGCTCGATATAGAGCAACTCAACACCCAAACCACACCCTCAAACCTAATTGCTAGACCCCTTAATTTACAGAAACCATGTTTTGATATACTAGGGTCTTGCAATGGGCTTGTTTTAGCCAATGATAGATTTCGTGACCTCTATGTAGTAAATCCAACCACAGAAAAGACCTTAAAACATCTAGTTGGAAAACATTGGGATACAACATATGGATTTGGTTATGATTCTTCTACAGATGATTATAAAATAATCTCCGTCCCTATAAATCCTGTTACCAAATTCGTAAGCATGTATAGTTTACGTAACAATTCATGGAGAAATATTCCTAACCCCCCAAACCAACTACGTGATCATTGTAGTCCACATCCAGGGGTACTCTTAAACAATAATCTTCACTTTATAGTACACAGTGGCTTAAGAATttctattgttgcctttagtttagTTGATGAAAAATTTCGTGTAACCGAGTTTCCTGATTATGTTAATCGTGTTGGAGGAATGTTTGCTCTTGGTGAGAAAATAGCTGTTTTTATCTATGCTTGGCGACACCGTCACAAATCTATTAAAGAATTCTGGGTGATGGAGGAGTATGGGGTTACCAAGTCTTGGACGAAACTTTGTATCATTGAAAACgacaatgtgccagattatgagtTCTATGCTAAAGTCAGCAGTAGGGATATTTTGTTGCGCAGTAGTAATGTGGGTGAAATTTCTCTTTACAATATGGATGAAAGAAGAATCACAAGTGTAAAAGTTGAAGGGTGCCCTAAAGATTTCTTAGTTTATGGTACGAATGTTGAAAGCCTTGAATCACTTGAACGTTTCCGTTag